The following proteins are co-located in the Rippkaea orientalis PCC 8801 genome:
- a CDS encoding glycosyltransferase — MKYALVHEWLTPKATGGSELVVEEILRHVKADVYALIDFESTNPQSYLYGRSIETTFLQHFPGARNGVQKYLPLLPIAIEQLDLRDYEVILSSSHAVAKGVLTNPHQLHVCYCHTPMRYAWDLTFDYLNNSRAGRGIPGILTRYLLHRLRQWDVISANRVDYFIANSHHTARRIWRCYRREAKVIYPPVNLERFVFTPAKEDFYLCVSRLVSYKKISLIVRAFNQLGYPLVIIGDGPDLPLIRQLAQSNIQVLGTQPDQVVEQYMTKAKAFVYAACEDFGIALVEAQACGTPVIAYGGGGALETVLDIRQHPEKGTGLFFSAQTSENLVKTVETFQEFQHLIRSDSCRQQAAKFTPKIFETSYLTFLEDCWQDFQQKSSAKNFRFL, encoded by the coding sequence ATGAAATATGCTCTGGTTCATGAATGGTTAACCCCTAAAGCAACAGGGGGGTCAGAATTAGTGGTAGAAGAGATTTTACGGCACGTCAAAGCCGATGTCTATGCCCTGATTGATTTTGAATCCACCAATCCCCAGAGCTATCTTTACGGGCGTTCCATTGAGACGACTTTCTTACAACATTTTCCCGGGGCGCGTAATGGCGTTCAAAAATACTTACCCTTGCTGCCCATTGCCATAGAACAGTTAGACCTACGCGACTATGAGGTGATTCTCTCCTCTTCCCATGCAGTAGCTAAAGGGGTTTTAACCAATCCCCATCAACTTCACGTCTGCTACTGTCACACCCCAATGCGCTACGCCTGGGACTTAACCTTTGATTATTTAAACAATTCTCGTGCTGGCCGAGGAATCCCCGGAATTTTAACCCGTTATCTCCTACACCGTTTACGCCAATGGGATGTCATTTCAGCCAATCGGGTTGATTATTTTATCGCCAATTCCCACCATACAGCCCGTCGGATCTGGCGTTGCTACCGTCGTGAGGCTAAAGTGATTTATCCCCCCGTTAACCTGGAACGGTTTGTCTTTACCCCAGCCAAAGAAGATTTTTATCTGTGTGTGTCTCGCTTGGTGAGTTATAAAAAAATTTCGCTAATCGTGCGAGCATTCAATCAATTAGGTTATCCTTTAGTTATCATCGGCGATGGTCCTGATCTGCCCTTAATTCGTCAATTGGCTCAGTCCAATATTCAAGTGTTGGGCACACAGCCCGATCAGGTAGTCGAGCAATACATGACTAAGGCAAAAGCCTTTGTCTATGCAGCTTGCGAAGACTTCGGCATCGCTTTGGTGGAAGCTCAAGCTTGTGGAACCCCAGTCATTGCTTATGGAGGAGGTGGTGCACTAGAAACAGTACTAGATATTCGTCAACATCCAGAGAAGGGGACAGGACTCTTTTTTTCTGCCCAGACTTCAGAAAATCTGGTGAAAACCGTTGAAACTTTTCAAGAGTTTCAGCATCTGATCAGATCAGATAGCTGCCGTCAACAGGCAGCGAAATTTACTCCAAAAATCTTTGAAACGTCTTATTTGACTTTCTTAGAGGATTGTTGGCAGGACTTTCAACAAAAAAGTTCGGCAAAAAATTTCCGGTTTTTGTGA
- a CDS encoding sugar transferase, translating to MTANSQFISVKALQALMRRGLPPSLSQRRYQRSWSQTLLDGDVAKRGFDIVFSLLVLIVFSPLYLVLALLIAVSSPGPIFYTQERVGKNFKKFGCIKFRTMVQNADEVLELLMANSPQMRAEFEDNFKLRDDPRITWIGKFLRLTSLDEFPQFWNVLMGDMSVVGPRPLVPEELCKYGNRIGKVLTIRPGITGLWQVSGRNDIPYPQRVQIDVYYVNNRNWLMDIWVIFKTIGVVIFPKNNGAY from the coding sequence ATGACTGCTAATAGCCAATTTATCTCGGTCAAAGCCTTACAAGCTTTGATGAGACGGGGATTACCTCCCTCGTTATCTCAAAGAAGATATCAAAGGTCATGGTCACAGACTTTATTAGATGGGGATGTTGCCAAGCGAGGCTTTGATATTGTCTTTTCTCTGTTAGTTTTGATCGTTTTTTCGCCGCTTTATCTGGTTTTAGCCCTGTTAATCGCGGTTAGTTCCCCTGGTCCAATTTTCTATACCCAAGAAAGGGTCGGCAAAAATTTCAAAAAATTCGGCTGTATTAAGTTCCGAACGATGGTTCAGAATGCCGATGAAGTCTTAGAATTGCTCATGGCTAATTCCCCGCAAATGCGCGCTGAGTTTGAAGATAATTTTAAACTGAGGGATGACCCGCGAATTACTTGGATTGGTAAGTTTTTGCGCTTAACGAGTCTTGATGAATTTCCCCAATTCTGGAACGTTCTGATGGGAGATATGAGCGTAGTAGGACCTAGACCTTTAGTTCCTGAAGAACTCTGTAAATACGGTAATCGTATCGGAAAGGTTTTGACAATTCGGCCTGGAATTACGGGTTTATGGCAGGTTTCAGGACGCAATGATATTCCCTATCCCCAACGAGTCCAGATCGATGTTTATTACGTTAACAATCGTAACTGGTTGATGGATATTTGGGTCATTTTTAAAACCATTGGAGTGGTCATCTTTCCGAAAAATAATGGAGCTTATTAA
- a CDS encoding PHP domain-containing protein, whose product MVVPTSTQPEAQNIEALKEVWQTLHPESCPYHYNFHMHTTCSDGQLRPKSLIEQAIAIGLKGLAITDHHSINGYQIAQSWLEEIRQSYPRHPLPLLWTGIEITAHLLDTEVHLLGYGFNPEHPQMQPYLQGESPQGYLAQASQVIKAFHQAGGLAVLAHPVRYNRPAADLIHGAADLGIDGVETYYAYGNPKPWESSPKQTEQVSALSKIYGLFTTCGTDTHGLSLLQRI is encoded by the coding sequence ATGGTTGTACCAACGTCAACTCAGCCCGAAGCCCAAAACATCGAGGCACTTAAGGAAGTTTGGCAGACTCTCCACCCCGAAAGTTGCCCCTATCACTATAATTTCCATATGCACACCACTTGTTCTGATGGACAATTACGCCCTAAGTCTTTGATTGAACAAGCGATCGCTATTGGTCTTAAGGGTTTAGCTATTACTGACCATCACTCGATTAATGGCTATCAAATTGCCCAAAGTTGGCTTGAGGAAATTCGGCAATCGTACCCTCGCCATCCTCTCCCGCTCCTTTGGACGGGGATTGAAATTACGGCTCATTTACTTGATACTGAAGTGCACCTACTGGGTTATGGTTTTAACCCAGAACATCCCCAGATGCAACCCTATCTTCAAGGAGAATCCCCTCAAGGCTATTTAGCCCAAGCGAGTCAAGTGATTAAAGCGTTTCATCAAGCAGGCGGATTAGCGGTATTAGCCCATCCTGTCCGTTATAATCGCCCGGCGGCTGACTTGATTCATGGGGCTGCTGATTTGGGCATTGATGGAGTAGAAACTTATTATGCCTATGGTAATCCTAAACCCTGGGAATCGAGTCCCAAACAGACTGAACAAGTCTCAGCTTTAAGCAAGATTTATGGGTTATTTACAACCTGTGGAACTGATACCCACGGTCTTAGTTTACTACAACGGATTTAG